Proteins from a genomic interval of Nerophis lumbriciformis linkage group LG01, RoL_Nlum_v2.1, whole genome shotgun sequence:
- the spata2 gene encoding spermatogenesis-associated protein 2 isoform X1 has product MDAKLKEDLFRRYVGALERRLEDGGGMSVMANPHDGDKRRHKDSEALLSTATALLGAYQPDPGQRFRMVRFYEVVESSLRCQRGGNLRSLERAFHTLETICTNLLLFPWKKEFRCIKTFTGPYVYHLKAAISDAELRSLMRTIGYTCDHDSQFYFQEHPGGSGHLRQLAFELFLAQAECRLLGEVVALARGSASELEALELRKGCRDDAAGCAEALRRRDSLGADMARLSVQPLDIERPHVHHLRRGSRPSKSVDVTDGAGHWHAAVSKPILKASLSLRKEPLFVDAEEDMKDEIIRPNTSTSLFSVAAPPSYSPIADFFPTQSPPLADAYTSYHLSSLDEIDLYTERGVGGIGGRQTPSRPASREPRDARDGWLLKAHGSVKCQGCGMGCSTMASCQRCDVILCAACHDVEPAPCCSLQDYHPKSPRPLDGYIPVKEKLSVYSNTHSYSHLHPHPLTLTHSHTHSHPHSQMVDKPLLSTKLFPSKSAALTTPKGGTSERISMGGSRCGFCNKPGASHTCVNCSKVSCDSCMGLYAKDMCTRKNPQHMFVPNHQLNFKSGTISHMVYR; this is encoded by the exons ATGGATGCAAAGTTAAAGGAGGACCTCTTTCGAAGGTATGTGGGGGCACTGGAGCGGCGCCTGGAAGATGGAGGGGGAATGTCTGTGATGGCAAATCCACATGATGGTGACAAAAGGAGACACAAGGACAGCGAGGCACTACTTTCCACAGCCACAGCGCTACTTGGGGCCTATCAGCCAGATCCAGGACAGCGTTTCCGCATGGTGCGCTTTTATGAAGTTGTTGAAAGTTCGCTCCGCTGCCAAAGAGGAGGCAACCTCAGGAGCTTGGAGAGAGCTTTCCACACACTGGAAACAATCTGCACCAACCTTTTGCTCTTCCCCTGGAAGAAAGAATTCAGATGTATAAAG ACTTTCACTGGCCCATATGTGTACCATCTAAAGGCCGCAATTTCTGACGCTGAACTCCGATCTCTAATGCGCACAATTGGCTACACCTGCGACCATGACTCCCAATTCTATTTTCAGGAACATCCAGGAGGCTCGGGTCATCTCCGCCAGTTGGCTTTTGAGCTCTTCCTGGCCCAGGCGGAGTGTCGTCTTTTGGGAGAGGTAGTGGCTCTGGCCCGCGGTTCCGCATCAGAGTTGGAGGCCCTGGAACTCCGCAAGGGCTGCCGAGATGATGCAGCCGGCTGTGCTGAAGCGCTTCGCAGACGTGACAGCCTTGGGGCTGATATGGCTCGCCTATCTGTGCAGCCTCTGGATATTGAGAGGCCTCATGTTCACCACCTGAGGCGAGGTAGCCGACCGTCAAAGTCTGTAGATGTGACAGATGGGGCAGGTCACTGGCACGCAGCAGTTAGTAAACCGATTTTGAAAGCCTCATTGAGTCTGAGGAAGGAGCCTCTGTTTGTGGATGCAGAAGAAGATATGAAGGATGAGATCATCAGACCCAACACCTCAACATCTCTTTTCTCCGTGGCAGCACCCCCGTCCTACAGCCCCATTGCAGATTTCTTCCCCACGCAGTCACCCCCCCTGGCTGATGCTTACACATCCTACCACCTCTCGTCATTGGATGAGATTGACTTGTACACAGAGCGAGGCGTGGGTGGAATTGGTGGAAGGCAAACCCCTTCACGACCTGCGTCCCGAGAGCCACGAGACGCCAGAGATGGGTGGCTGCTCAAAGCCCACGGCAGTGTGAAGTGCCAGGGCTGTGGGATGGGCTGCTCTACGATGGCCTCCTGCCAGAGGTGTGATGTGATTCTGTGCGCTGCCTGTCACGATGTTGAGCCCGCTCCTTGCTGTAGCCTGCAGGACTACCACCCCAAATCTCCACGACCACTGGATGGATATATTCCTGTGAAGGAAAAGCTTTCTGTCTACTCAAACACTCATTCCTACTCGCAtctccacccccaccccctcacaCTGACCCATTCTCACACGCATTCACACCCTCACTCCCAAATGGTGGATAAACCTTTGCTGTCTACTAAGTTGTTTCCAAGCAAGTCTGCTGCTTTGACGACGCCAAAGGGAGGCACGAGTGAGCGCATCAGCATGGGGGGATCGCGATGCGGGTTTTGCAACAAGCCAGGTGCATCACACACCTGTGTGAACTGTTCTAAGGTGTCATGTGACTCATGCATGGGCTTGTATGCCAAGGATATGTGCACACGTAAGAATCCCCAGCACATGTTTGTGCCCAACCATCAGCTCAACTTTAAATCTGGCACCATCTCTCACATGGTGTATCGATGA
- the spata2 gene encoding spermatogenesis-associated protein 2 isoform X2 codes for MDAKLKEDLFRRYVGALERRLEDGGGMSVMANPHDGDKRRHKDSEALLSTATALLGAYQPDPGQRFRMVRFYEVVESSLRCQRGGNLRSLERAFHTLETICTNLLLFPWKKEFRCIKEHPGGSGHLRQLAFELFLAQAECRLLGEVVALARGSASELEALELRKGCRDDAAGCAEALRRRDSLGADMARLSVQPLDIERPHVHHLRRGSRPSKSVDVTDGAGHWHAAVSKPILKASLSLRKEPLFVDAEEDMKDEIIRPNTSTSLFSVAAPPSYSPIADFFPTQSPPLADAYTSYHLSSLDEIDLYTERGVGGIGGRQTPSRPASREPRDARDGWLLKAHGSVKCQGCGMGCSTMASCQRCDVILCAACHDVEPAPCCSLQDYHPKSPRPLDGYIPVKEKLSVYSNTHSYSHLHPHPLTLTHSHTHSHPHSQMVDKPLLSTKLFPSKSAALTTPKGGTSERISMGGSRCGFCNKPGASHTCVNCSKVSCDSCMGLYAKDMCTRKNPQHMFVPNHQLNFKSGTISHMVYR; via the exons ATGGATGCAAAGTTAAAGGAGGACCTCTTTCGAAGGTATGTGGGGGCACTGGAGCGGCGCCTGGAAGATGGAGGGGGAATGTCTGTGATGGCAAATCCACATGATGGTGACAAAAGGAGACACAAGGACAGCGAGGCACTACTTTCCACAGCCACAGCGCTACTTGGGGCCTATCAGCCAGATCCAGGACAGCGTTTCCGCATGGTGCGCTTTTATGAAGTTGTTGAAAGTTCGCTCCGCTGCCAAAGAGGAGGCAACCTCAGGAGCTTGGAGAGAGCTTTCCACACACTGGAAACAATCTGCACCAACCTTTTGCTCTTCCCCTGGAAGAAAGAATTCAGATGTATAAAG GAACATCCAGGAGGCTCGGGTCATCTCCGCCAGTTGGCTTTTGAGCTCTTCCTGGCCCAGGCGGAGTGTCGTCTTTTGGGAGAGGTAGTGGCTCTGGCCCGCGGTTCCGCATCAGAGTTGGAGGCCCTGGAACTCCGCAAGGGCTGCCGAGATGATGCAGCCGGCTGTGCTGAAGCGCTTCGCAGACGTGACAGCCTTGGGGCTGATATGGCTCGCCTATCTGTGCAGCCTCTGGATATTGAGAGGCCTCATGTTCACCACCTGAGGCGAGGTAGCCGACCGTCAAAGTCTGTAGATGTGACAGATGGGGCAGGTCACTGGCACGCAGCAGTTAGTAAACCGATTTTGAAAGCCTCATTGAGTCTGAGGAAGGAGCCTCTGTTTGTGGATGCAGAAGAAGATATGAAGGATGAGATCATCAGACCCAACACCTCAACATCTCTTTTCTCCGTGGCAGCACCCCCGTCCTACAGCCCCATTGCAGATTTCTTCCCCACGCAGTCACCCCCCCTGGCTGATGCTTACACATCCTACCACCTCTCGTCATTGGATGAGATTGACTTGTACACAGAGCGAGGCGTGGGTGGAATTGGTGGAAGGCAAACCCCTTCACGACCTGCGTCCCGAGAGCCACGAGACGCCAGAGATGGGTGGCTGCTCAAAGCCCACGGCAGTGTGAAGTGCCAGGGCTGTGGGATGGGCTGCTCTACGATGGCCTCCTGCCAGAGGTGTGATGTGATTCTGTGCGCTGCCTGTCACGATGTTGAGCCCGCTCCTTGCTGTAGCCTGCAGGACTACCACCCCAAATCTCCACGACCACTGGATGGATATATTCCTGTGAAGGAAAAGCTTTCTGTCTACTCAAACACTCATTCCTACTCGCAtctccacccccaccccctcacaCTGACCCATTCTCACACGCATTCACACCCTCACTCCCAAATGGTGGATAAACCTTTGCTGTCTACTAAGTTGTTTCCAAGCAAGTCTGCTGCTTTGACGACGCCAAAGGGAGGCACGAGTGAGCGCATCAGCATGGGGGGATCGCGATGCGGGTTTTGCAACAAGCCAGGTGCATCACACACCTGTGTGAACTGTTCTAAGGTGTCATGTGACTCATGCATGGGCTTGTATGCCAAGGATATGTGCACACGTAAGAATCCCCAGCACATGTTTGTGCCCAACCATCAGCTCAACTTTAAATCTGGCACCATCTCTCACATGGTGTATCGATGA